CATTTGAGATTTGTATCGTGGCTTGTGTGGAATCTACATTGTCTTTAAGCGAAATCATCAATCTTGAGATATTATACAATGTGCTAGACTTAGAGATGCTGCGTTGATAAGTTTTCAAAGGCAGCAAAATCACATCATCTTGGTCATTTCCCATTGCTCCTTGCCCCTTTTCCTCCAAGATTCCGATACATTCACACACAATATTGCCCAATCGGATTCTACTTCCTAGTGGATTTGTAGAGGATTTATCAAATAGGTTTTTTTTCACACTTGCACCAATAATGCAAGTATTGCTTCCTGCACGATAATCTTGCGCACCAAAAGTTGTCCCATAAGAGATATCCCAATTTGTAGCGACAAAATAATCTGTATTGACGCCTTGAATTTGGGTTTGCGTGTTTTCTTGTCGGAATTGCACAAGAGCAGAAGTTGCCACAATCGGTGCAATCGCGCGTGTAATATGTCCAACTTGAATATTTAATTCTTTGATATTCTCTAGGCTAAAAAGCTTTCTTCCTCCACCGCCTATGTTTTGACTTCGCGCAGGAAAGACAAGCAAAATATTGCTACCCAAACTACTCATACGCTCGGTAATCACTTGCGTTGTGCCATTTCCAAGTGTAATCATAATCACGACTGCTCCCACACCAATAATAATCCCAAGCATTGTTAAAAGTGCGCGCAAAAAATTGCGTCTAATCTGACGAAAAGCGAGAAAAAAGGCATTTAGAATCATATTTATTCCTAATTGTATTGTGCTTGCACACTACTAGATTCTATGTTTTGAGATATTTCGCTTTGCTCAATAGGAGGTGCAGCATCTCGTATGCTTTGGGGTTGGGTATTTGCGGAATCGCTTTGCACCAAGCCATCTAAAAACATAATTTCGCGCGTAGCATACCGCGCCATTTCAGGCTCGTGTGTTACCATAAGAATCGTAATCTTAGAATCTGCATTTAACCGCGCTAAGATTTCCATAATCTCTATGCTTCGCTTAGTGTCTAAATTCCCTGTTGGTTCATCGGCGAGCAAAAAGAGTGGGTTGGAAGCAATTGCTCTAGCAATCGCCACGCGCTGTTGTTGTCCCCCGCTTAAAGCATTGCTTTGATGATTATACCATTTTTCTAAACCTACCATTTCAAGTGCTTGCATAGATTGTCTAATACGCTCTTTTTTGGGCACTTGGCGATAAAGCAAAGGAAGTTCAACATTTTCTAGTGCAGTCGTGCGCGGCAAAAGGTTGAATCCTTGAAAAATAAAGCCGATATAGTGTCGTCTCAAAAGGGCTTTTTGTTTCAGATTTAAATCACAAACATTTACTCCACAAAACTCATAAATTCCGCTACTTGGGCTATCCAAACAACCGAGAATATTCGCCAAAGTGCTTTTGCCGCTCCCGCTTGGACCCATTAGCGCGACAAAATCACCCTCCACAATCTCTAAACTAATCCCACGCAATGCCTCAAAAAGATTGGGTGGCTTTCCATAGGTTTTATGGATATTTTGCAAACGAATAAAAGACATTATTTCTCTTCTTTTTGCGCAATAATCACTTGCATTCCTGCTTGAATAGAATCGCTAAAAATCTGCGTTGAGATTCCATCACTAATGCCAACTTCCACAGAAACTTCCTTAGGCATACCATTTTCCAATATCCAAACACTAGAGTTTGCTTGCTGCTTGCTTCCACCTCCACGTGTGCGTGGAGGACGCATACCTAAACCAAAAGAACTTAATTTTGAAGAGGATTTTGCGGAATCTTTCTTAGAGGTTGCTGGAGTAAAATAAAGCGCACTAGAGGGAATCAAAAGGGTATTTTTAGCAGAATCTGTAACAATATCTGCAGTCGCACTCATTCCGGGTTTTAGCAACAAATCTTGATTGCTGACATAAATACGCGCCTCATAGCTCACGATGTTGTCTGTGCTTTCGCTCGCACCAAAATTCACTCTATCTACCACCGCTTCAAAAGTCTTTTGAGGATAGGAATCCACACTAAACTTTACATTTTGCCCCACCTTAACTTTGCCAATATCTGCTTCAGAAATGCTAACATTTAACTCCATTTCCTCTAAACTTTCTGCAACAATAAAAAATTCTGGTGCTTGGAAGCTTGCCGCAACGCTCTGCCCTACTTCAATGGAGCGACTAAGCACCACCCCATCTATTGGCGTTGTGATATGCGCATTTTTCAAATCTACCTGTGTAGAACGAATCGCAGTTTCAATCTCTTTAATATTTGCTTGACGCAACTCCACCTCACTTAAAGCAGCATTATAATTCGTTTTTGCGGTTTGCAAATCAAGTTTAGAGGGTGTTTTACCTTGAGTAGTTTTAAAAAGCGTTTGAAGTTGCTTATACTGCCAAGCCTTTTCCTCTAAACCCACCTTTGCGCTTTTTAATTGCGCCTTTGCACTCTGAAGTTGTGCCTCATAGCGGTAGAGGTCTTGCTCAATACTTTCACTATCAATTTTAGCAAGCACTTGCCCCTTGCTCACCTTATCATTCACATCTACAAGCACTTCAAGCACGATTCCAGAAATCACCGAACCAATGGACACTTCGTGTGTTGGAGAAAGCGTGCCATTAGCACTAATGCTTGTAGAAATATCTCCTAAAGTTGCTTCTTGTGTTGTATAAAGATAATTTGGCTCTCTTGTTTGCCACCAATAAAATAGTGCAATACACAAAACTACAAAACCTGCGATTCCACCCCAAATCATCAAAGTTTTTTTGTAATTTTTCTTTGGATTTAAATTTTTCAAAATCTCTATTGTTGATTGCATTTTATTCCTTATTTATTAAATGTTTAGTCGTAGAAATGAGATTTAAATCTCCGCCAAAAGCCTTATAAAGCAAAACAAAAGCTTTGAGATTCTCAAATTTTGCAGTATTGAGTGATTTTTGTGCATTATTAAATGCAGCGGCATTAAGAGCATATTCTAAGTTATCAATCAATCCCACAAAATAACGACTAGAAGAAAATTCAAAATAACTTTGCGCATTTTTTGCTCGTTTTTGGCTATTTTGCAGCTGCAATTCTGTGCTTTTGACATTAAAACTTGTGTTTTCAATTTCACTCAAGGCATTTTTTAGCGATTTTTGAAGCGTGAGATAAGATTCTTTCAAAAGTGCATCTTGCAAAAAATAATTTTGCGTTAATTGTGTGCGGTTTAAAATCGGCGCGGTAAGGGAGCTAGCAAATTGCCACGCAAGATTCCCGCTTGCCTGCGCATTAGAATCCAAAATCTCGTTTAAATTTGCGCTAATAGATAACACAGGAAACAAGCTTGCCTTAGCATTTGCCTTTGTATAACTCTGCGCATACAAACTAAAAAGTGCTGCTCTAATATCTGGACGCGCAAGCAAAACATTTGCAGGCATAGAATCCAAATGCAGTTTCGTTGGTGCATTTGGAGAGATTTGCGATTCCACCACAAAAGGAAGTTCTAATGTATCTAGCAATATCAATAAAGCATTTTTATTTTCCTCAAACGCGCTC
This is a stretch of genomic DNA from Helicobacter ganmani. It encodes these proteins:
- a CDS encoding ABC transporter ATP-binding protein, with the protein product MSFIRLQNIHKTYGKPPNLFEALRGISLEIVEGDFVALMGPSGSGKSTLANILGCLDSPSSGIYEFCGVNVCDLNLKQKALLRRHYIGFIFQGFNLLPRTTALENVELPLLYRQVPKKERIRQSMQALEMVGLEKWYNHQSNALSGGQQQRVAIARAIASNPLFLLADEPTGNLDTKRSIEIMEILARLNADSKITILMVTHEPEMARYATREIMFLDGLVQSDSANTQPQSIRDAAPPIEQSEISQNIESSSVQAQYN
- a CDS encoding efflux RND transporter periplasmic adaptor subunit: MQSTIEILKNLNPKKNYKKTLMIWGGIAGFVVLCIALFYWWQTREPNYLYTTQEATLGDISTSISANGTLSPTHEVSIGSVISGIVLEVLVDVNDKVSKGQVLAKIDSESIEQDLYRYEAQLQSAKAQLKSAKVGLEEKAWQYKQLQTLFKTTQGKTPSKLDLQTAKTNYNAALSEVELRQANIKEIETAIRSTQVDLKNAHITTPIDGVVLSRSIEVGQSVAASFQAPEFFIVAESLEEMELNVSISEADIGKVKVGQNVKFSVDSYPQKTFEAVVDRVNFGASESTDNIVSYEARIYVSNQDLLLKPGMSATADIVTDSAKNTLLIPSSALYFTPATSKKDSAKSSSKLSSFGLGMRPPRTRGGGSKQQANSSVWILENGMPKEVSVEVGISDGISTQIFSDSIQAGMQVIIAQKEEK
- a CDS encoding ABC transporter permease, whose protein sequence is MILNAFFLAFRQIRRNFLRALLTMLGIIIGVGAVVIMITLGNGTTQVITERMSSLGSNILLVFPARSQNIGGGGRKLFSLENIKELNIQVGHITRAIAPIVATSALVQFRQENTQTQIQGVNTDYFVATNWDISYGTTFGAQDYRAGSNTCIIGASVKKNLFDKSSTNPLGSRIRLGNIVCECIGILEEKGQGAMGNDQDDVILLPLKTYQRSISKSSTLYNISRLMISLKDNVDSTQATIQISNALREIRNVREGQKDDFEIMDTKQIIEMMQNTTANLTIFLGAIAGVSLIVGGIGIMNIMLVSVTERTREIGTRLAIGAMQSEVLLQFLIEALSLSALGGILGVVLAFVGSLGICYAMELPFNFDYTIALVAFVFSAFMGILFGYLPARRASRLNPIDALRHE